The Oncorhynchus tshawytscha isolate Ot180627B linkage group LG08, Otsh_v2.0, whole genome shotgun sequence genome window below encodes:
- the LOC112256308 gene encoding transcription factor LBX2-like, protein MTSSKDMKAGSVLQSSSEERRRGPLDQLPPPANSNKPLTPFSIEDILNKPSVKKSVANLCPPRVIEKVSGSNAARNGITTPSSPLCALEELASKTFKGLEVSVIQAAEGREHVNAFGQRQTSKKRRKSRTAFTNHQIYELEKRFLYQKYLSPADRDQIAQQLGLTNAQVITWFQNRRAKLKRDLEEMKADVESLKKIPPQTLQKLVTMEEDIDDQQGSISPSSQGHRAFPQSPSSSRDQTTDEFSEEDEEIEVDD, encoded by the exons ATGACCTCCAGTAAAGACATGAAGGCAGGCTCCGTGTTGCAGTCCAGCagcgaggagaggagacggggtcCTTTGGACCAGCTTCCACCCCCGGCCAACTCCAACAAGCCACTGACGCCGTTCAGTATCGAGGATATTCTAAACAAACCCTCGGTGAAGAAATCAGTTGCTAATCTCTGTCCACCGAGAGTTATTGAAAAAGTGTCCGGCTCAAACGCAGCAAGGAACGGTATTACCACTCCTTCTTCGCCGTTATGCGCTCTGGAGGAACTAGCCAGCAAAACATTTAAAGGTCTGGAAGTCAGCGTTATACAAGCAGCTGAAG GTCGTGAGCATGTGAACGCCTTTGGACAGAGGCAGACCTCAAAAAAGAGGAGAAAGTCCCGGACAGCTTTCACCAACCATCAGATATATGAACTCGAGAAGCGCTTTTTGTACCAGAAATACCTGTCCCCGGCCGACCGAGACCAGATAGCTCAGCAACTGGGGCTAACCAACGCTCAGGTCATCACCTGGTTTCAGAACAGACGGGCCAAGCTCAAGAGAGACTTGGAAGAGATGAAAGCGGACGTGGAGTCGCTCAAGAAAATACCACCACAAACCCTGCAAAAGCTAGTCACCATGGAAGAAGACATTGACGACCAGCAAGGAAGCATCTCCCCGTCGTCACAAGGACACCGAGCATTTCCACAGTCCCCCTCTTCATCCAGAGATCAAACCACGGACGAATTCTCAGAGGAGGACGAAGAGATTGAGGTGGACGATTGA